The following are encoded together in the Tepidiforma bonchosmolovskayae genome:
- a CDS encoding orotate phosphoribosyltransferase yields MTEKQLTRDEAWALLESRGALLRGHFQYASGRHGELYIEKFRILQWPDVTEPLCRQIAERFRGLPTVVAGPTTGGVILAYETARQLGLRAIIAERKDDHGEEREFRRGFELGPGDRALVVDDVLTTGGSIREVLKAVAARGAEVAGVGVLVDRTGGTVDFGVPFFACLDVPAASWEASACRLCQDGVPLVVT; encoded by the coding sequence ATGACGGAGAAGCAGCTGACGCGGGACGAGGCGTGGGCGCTGCTGGAGTCGCGGGGCGCACTGCTCCGCGGGCACTTCCAGTACGCGAGCGGACGCCACGGCGAACTGTACATCGAGAAGTTCCGGATTCTGCAGTGGCCGGATGTGACGGAGCCGCTCTGCCGGCAGATCGCGGAGCGGTTCCGCGGGCTGCCGACGGTGGTGGCCGGGCCGACCACGGGAGGCGTCATCCTGGCATATGAGACGGCGCGGCAGCTCGGCCTGCGGGCGATCATCGCCGAACGGAAGGACGACCACGGGGAGGAGCGGGAGTTCCGGCGGGGGTTCGAACTGGGGCCCGGCGACCGTGCCCTCGTGGTCGACGACGTCCTGACGACGGGCGGCAGCATCCGCGAGGTGCTGAAGGCAGTCGCGGCACGAGGTGCGGAGGTGGCAGGGGTTGGGGTGCTGGTCGATCGGACCGGAGGGACGGTGGACTTTGGGGTGCCGTTCTTCGCGTGCCTCGACGTGCCGGCGGCGTCGTGGGAGGCGAGCGCCTGCCGGCTCTGCCAAGACGGGGTGCCGCTGGTCGTGACCTGA
- a CDS encoding DinB family protein: protein MRYVPAAAGNDPSFLLKALGEAGGELARAFAGVRERDLLRPAPWPDEGWCLLAVPFHLVQVERGLQEQVAIIAMSRGGEPDVPHVDLDDVPFEADYAECELEDLLDELHYLRRRTTYLLWDLSDRDWRRTGRHPYRGPVTILELAREAYQHDLEHLWQVRRMVDALAGGAR from the coding sequence GTGCGTTATGTGCCGGCGGCCGCCGGGAATGACCCTTCGTTCCTGCTGAAAGCGCTCGGGGAAGCGGGCGGCGAGCTGGCGCGGGCCTTTGCCGGCGTGCGGGAGCGCGACCTGCTGCGGCCGGCGCCGTGGCCCGATGAGGGGTGGTGCCTGCTGGCGGTGCCGTTTCACCTTGTGCAGGTCGAGCGGGGGCTGCAGGAGCAGGTGGCGATTATCGCGATGAGCCGCGGCGGCGAGCCGGACGTCCCGCACGTTGACCTGGACGACGTCCCGTTCGAGGCAGACTACGCGGAGTGCGAGCTGGAGGACCTGCTGGACGAGCTGCACTACCTGCGGCGGCGGACGACCTACCTCCTGTGGGACCTTTCGGACCGGGACTGGCGGCGGACGGGCCGGCACCCGTACCGGGGGCCGGTGACGATCCTCGAGCTTGCCCGCGAGGCGTACCAGCACGACCTGGAGCACCTCTGGCAGGTGCGGCGGATGGTCGATGCGCTGGCCGGGGGCGCGCGGTGA
- the folP gene encoding dihydropteroate synthase, producing MRPSLRVVPPGFGMAAAEPEAPYAVHFAGDRERLQLATSALGLGIDLREPDMAAVWGPRPVLEGLAAKLEELGSPHAGRLRAFLSPVTAWRLRKRELPLDRPIVMGILNLTDDSFSGDGVGRDIGTACAAAERLRAAGADIIDVGAESARADRPVLEAEAEAEVVGRAVEALVREGHVVSSDTYKPAVARAALAAGAELVNDISGLTLGTGAAAEAAAAGAGYVLNYSYTVPKRRPDAPPVYADVVTETVGWMEARLEELWACGLERAQVAVDPGIAFGKSHDEDLQMLRRVGELGTFGLPVLLAHSRKNFIGSVGGLPPAERDLETHVVSALAFAQGVRIFRVHDVAGARRALGMAEAIAARGPGAYAPGEGSWPWRAGASAAHMTRAEPAVPPPPGQRW from the coding sequence GTGAGACCGTCGCTGCGGGTCGTGCCACCGGGGTTCGGGATGGCGGCCGCGGAGCCTGAGGCGCCGTACGCGGTCCACTTCGCCGGCGACCGGGAGCGGCTCCAGCTGGCGACAAGCGCGCTCGGGCTGGGCATCGACCTGCGCGAGCCGGACATGGCGGCCGTCTGGGGGCCGCGTCCGGTGCTGGAGGGGCTGGCGGCGAAGCTGGAGGAGCTGGGCTCGCCGCACGCCGGGCGGCTGCGGGCCTTCCTTTCGCCCGTAACGGCGTGGCGGCTGCGGAAGCGGGAGCTGCCGCTCGACCGGCCGATCGTGATGGGGATCCTGAACCTGACCGATGACTCGTTTTCGGGTGACGGCGTGGGCCGGGACATCGGGACGGCGTGCGCAGCGGCGGAGCGGCTGCGGGCGGCGGGCGCGGACATCATCGACGTGGGGGCGGAGAGCGCGCGGGCAGACCGGCCGGTGCTGGAGGCGGAGGCGGAAGCGGAGGTGGTCGGAAGGGCGGTCGAGGCGCTGGTGCGCGAGGGTCACGTGGTTTCGAGCGACACGTACAAACCGGCGGTGGCGCGGGCGGCGCTGGCGGCAGGCGCGGAGCTGGTGAACGACATCAGCGGGCTGACGCTGGGGACGGGCGCGGCGGCGGAAGCGGCAGCGGCGGGCGCGGGGTACGTGCTGAACTACAGCTACACGGTGCCGAAGCGCCGCCCCGATGCGCCGCCGGTCTACGCGGATGTCGTGACCGAGACGGTGGGGTGGATGGAGGCGCGGCTGGAGGAGCTGTGGGCGTGCGGGCTCGAGCGGGCGCAGGTGGCGGTGGACCCGGGAATCGCCTTCGGGAAGAGCCACGACGAGGACCTGCAGATGCTGCGGCGGGTCGGCGAGCTGGGGACGTTTGGGCTGCCGGTGCTGCTTGCGCACTCGCGGAAGAACTTCATCGGGAGCGTGGGCGGGCTGCCGCCGGCAGAGCGGGACCTCGAGACGCACGTGGTGAGCGCGCTGGCGTTCGCGCAGGGGGTGCGGATCTTCCGTGTGCACGACGTGGCGGGAGCGCGGCGGGCGCTGGGGATGGCGGAAGCGATTGCGGCGCGGGGGCCGGGCGCCTATGCGCCGGGCGAGGGCAGCTGGCCGTGGCGGGCAGGTGCCTCGGCGGCGCACATGACGCGGGCGGAGCCGGCGGTTCCGCCGCCGCCGGGCCAGCGCTGGTAG
- a CDS encoding DUF2157 domain-containing protein, translating into MSELDADLRRWVEAGILDPQVAERIRAFEAARTAPAHPAAERPDVIEVLLYLGIAVLAVGVFALAAQNWGDLASPARVAVTAVPAAFTLLLGALLRDRPEPGMRRAGQLAWTAAVGLTALALGVYIWEYEPFGLARDEDATPFLVVTAAATGLALLLWAVTPSVLQLLTLGVSLFFLAQAIGRWPDEYSAPLAGGSLAIAALAAIALTETGRLVPRAAARTIFGLLLAVGAYQPGFSSGGTPWEIPAFLAAAGLLALGVWRSSFQYVLWGVLLLFVALVRAIFQNFSDQLGAPVALIISGVLLIGAVLLLARLAPQLRRGVAA; encoded by the coding sequence ATGAGCGAGCTCGACGCGGACCTCCGCCGCTGGGTCGAAGCCGGTATCCTCGACCCGCAGGTCGCGGAGCGGATCCGCGCCTTCGAAGCTGCCCGGACCGCGCCCGCGCACCCGGCCGCCGAGCGCCCCGACGTCATCGAAGTCCTGCTCTATCTCGGCATCGCCGTCCTCGCGGTCGGTGTCTTCGCCCTCGCCGCCCAGAACTGGGGCGACCTCGCCTCGCCCGCCCGCGTTGCCGTGACCGCCGTCCCCGCCGCCTTCACCCTCCTCCTCGGTGCGCTCCTCCGCGACCGCCCTGAACCCGGGATGCGCCGCGCCGGCCAGCTCGCCTGGACCGCGGCCGTCGGGCTTACGGCCCTTGCCCTCGGCGTCTACATCTGGGAGTACGAGCCATTCGGCCTCGCCCGCGACGAAGACGCGACCCCCTTCCTCGTCGTCACCGCAGCAGCGACGGGCCTCGCCCTCCTCCTCTGGGCTGTCACCCCTTCGGTCCTCCAGTTACTCACCCTCGGCGTCAGCCTCTTCTTCCTCGCCCAGGCGATCGGCCGGTGGCCCGACGAGTACTCGGCCCCCCTCGCCGGCGGCTCCCTCGCCATCGCTGCGCTCGCCGCCATCGCCCTCACCGAGACCGGCCGCCTCGTCCCCCGCGCCGCCGCCCGCACTATCTTCGGCCTCCTCCTCGCCGTCGGCGCGTACCAGCCCGGGTTCAGCTCCGGCGGTACCCCCTGGGAGATCCCCGCGTTCCTCGCCGCCGCCGGCCTCCTCGCCCTCGGCGTCTGGCGCTCGTCCTTCCAGTACGTCCTCTGGGGCGTCCTCCTCCTCTTCGTCGCCCTCGTCCGGGCCATCTTCCAGAACTTCTCCGACCAGCTCGGCGCCCCCGTCGCGCTCATCATCTCCGGCGTCCTCCTGATCGGCGCCGTCCTCCTCCTCGCCCGCCTCGCGCCCCAGCTCCGCCGCGGGGTCGCGGCATGA
- a CDS encoding D-arabinono-1,4-lactone oxidase — protein MPSWSNWSGSVIAETARLAAPADEEEVAALVREAAAAGATVRVAGSGHSFVPVVPAEGAILTLDRLAGLLHADPASGRATLLAGTKLHEATHFLWEQGLALPNQGDVDTQSLAGAIATGTHGTGPGYGSISTRLVGARLVTASGDLLDVDSPDLLPALRVSLGLLGIMTRVTLACVPRYALRERVWQHPIDECLEQLEHNIASHDHYEFFWFPRSDIAESKSLDPVDAEPDTEDPPPLEGPGERVGWAHRIYPSVRELRFNEMEYAVPAEVGPACFRAVRQRMKERHPKVGWPVEYRTLAADDAWLSPAFGRATVTISVHQDAARPYREFFTDLEPIFRSYGGRPHWGKFHTCTRADLAAAYPRFEELCALRREFDPAGRFLSPYLAALFA, from the coding sequence ATGCCGTCCTGGTCCAACTGGTCCGGCTCCGTCATCGCCGAAACCGCCCGCCTCGCCGCCCCGGCCGATGAGGAGGAGGTCGCCGCCCTCGTCCGCGAAGCAGCGGCCGCCGGCGCAACGGTCCGTGTGGCCGGCTCGGGTCACTCCTTCGTCCCCGTCGTCCCCGCCGAAGGTGCCATCCTCACTCTCGACCGGCTCGCCGGCCTCCTCCATGCCGACCCGGCGTCCGGCCGCGCAACCCTGCTCGCCGGCACGAAGCTGCACGAGGCCACCCACTTCCTCTGGGAGCAGGGCCTCGCCCTTCCCAACCAGGGCGATGTCGATACCCAGTCCCTCGCCGGCGCTATCGCCACCGGTACCCACGGCACCGGCCCTGGCTACGGCTCCATCTCCACCCGGCTCGTCGGCGCCCGCCTCGTTACCGCCTCCGGCGACCTCCTCGACGTCGATTCCCCCGACCTCCTCCCCGCACTCCGCGTCTCGCTCGGCCTCCTCGGCATCATGACCCGTGTCACCCTCGCCTGCGTGCCCCGCTACGCGCTCCGCGAACGCGTCTGGCAGCACCCCATCGACGAGTGCCTCGAGCAGCTCGAGCACAACATCGCATCCCACGACCACTACGAGTTCTTTTGGTTCCCCCGCTCCGACATCGCTGAGTCGAAGTCCCTCGACCCGGTCGACGCCGAGCCCGATACCGAAGACCCTCCGCCCCTCGAAGGCCCCGGCGAGCGGGTCGGCTGGGCTCACCGCATCTACCCTTCCGTCCGCGAACTCCGCTTCAACGAAATGGAGTACGCCGTTCCCGCCGAGGTCGGTCCCGCCTGCTTCCGCGCCGTGCGCCAGCGGATGAAGGAGCGTCACCCGAAGGTCGGCTGGCCCGTCGAGTACCGCACGCTCGCCGCCGACGACGCCTGGCTCAGCCCCGCCTTCGGCCGCGCGACCGTCACCATCTCCGTCCACCAGGACGCCGCCCGCCCCTACCGCGAATTCTTCACCGACCTCGAGCCCATCTTCCGCAGCTACGGCGGCCGCCCCCACTGGGGCAAATTCCACACCTGCACCCGCGCCGACCTCGCTGCCGCGTACCCCCGCTTCGAAGAGCTCTGCGCCCTCCGCCGCGAGTTCGACCCCGCCGGCCGCTTCCTCTCCCCCTACCTCGCCGCCCTCTTCGCCTGA
- a CDS encoding 6-pyruvoyl trahydropterin synthase family protein: MKTTEVAAMRGTGDRPGDPPAKVSVIDRGAAPDPGLVQRGIAAGLRYRLAIDSFFGASHAIRPNGEKHTHSYRVQAVFVTENVDDEGMVAGFREVKNLLEAEAKRYANRFLNEIHPFTVVQPTGENVAAVIFRNLEARLLEEMPGGPRLVSVTLWENPTISVTVEAGGDAA; this comes from the coding sequence GTGAAGACCACCGAGGTTGCAGCCATGCGCGGAACGGGTGACAGGCCGGGAGACCCGCCGGCGAAGGTTTCCGTCATTGACCGGGGCGCGGCCCCGGACCCCGGGCTCGTGCAGCGAGGCATCGCTGCGGGCCTCCGGTATCGGCTGGCGATCGATTCGTTTTTCGGGGCATCGCACGCGATCCGGCCGAACGGCGAGAAGCACACGCACTCGTACCGCGTGCAGGCGGTGTTCGTCACGGAGAACGTCGATGACGAGGGGATGGTGGCCGGCTTCCGGGAGGTAAAAAACCTGCTGGAGGCGGAGGCGAAGCGGTACGCGAACCGGTTCCTTAACGAGATCCACCCATTTACGGTGGTGCAGCCGACCGGGGAGAACGTCGCTGCCGTGATCTTCCGCAACCTGGAGGCGCGGCTGCTGGAGGAGATGCCGGGCGGGCCGCGATTGGTGAGTGTGACGCTCTGGGAGAACCCGACGATTTCGGTGACCGTCGAGGCAGGAGGTGATGCGGCATGA
- a CDS encoding archaeosortase/exosortase family protein, producing the protein MDTLTWFVPACVAWAAAVTFFWKARAWILYFVLGAAGFAVLAVTAMRELVPGELAVRVATAHAVHWVAWLLGVRTALFDDRAGELLVIGVPHHQEWTKLTIGIECSGVLETAALMGLGLFYPALPLAKRLGVLGVALALTFAANVVRMLVIVGAVAYGGQDALDIAHVVFGRAVFFFLAIGIYWFAITRPTLRVVYARLREG; encoded by the coding sequence ATGGACACGCTGACGTGGTTCGTGCCTGCGTGCGTCGCCTGGGCTGCGGCGGTCACGTTCTTCTGGAAGGCCAGGGCGTGGATCCTGTACTTCGTCCTGGGCGCGGCGGGATTCGCGGTGCTGGCGGTGACGGCGATGCGGGAGCTGGTGCCGGGCGAGCTGGCGGTTCGGGTGGCGACGGCACACGCGGTGCACTGGGTTGCGTGGCTGCTCGGGGTGCGGACGGCGCTGTTCGACGACCGGGCCGGGGAGCTGCTGGTCATCGGTGTCCCGCACCACCAGGAGTGGACGAAGCTGACGATCGGGATCGAGTGCTCGGGGGTGCTGGAGACGGCGGCGCTGATGGGCCTGGGGCTGTTCTACCCGGCGCTGCCGCTGGCGAAGCGGCTTGGAGTCCTGGGGGTCGCGCTCGCTCTGACGTTCGCAGCGAATGTGGTGCGGATGCTGGTCATCGTCGGGGCGGTTGCCTACGGCGGCCAGGATGCACTGGACATCGCGCACGTGGTGTTCGGGCGGGCGGTCTTCTTCTTCCTGGCGATCGGCATCTACTGGTTTGCAATTACGCGCCCGACGCTGCGGGTGGTCTACGCGCGGCTGCGGGAAGGCTAG
- a CDS encoding TIGR03111 family XrtG-associated glycosyltransferase: MVTDWWLAAMAFWGVWLFVPIVIDGYQAFRYLLATLVGRAKRLPIRPVTEAPQGKWPFVTVIVPVYNSAGSLRACIDSIRRQSYPAELLEVLAIDNGSKDNSFEVFAELQKEPWEGALHWLSTFHQGKPWALNVGIHHARGQYIINLDSDVTLHEDAIANMVAAFEHDPDLIAATGAVEIRPESGSKGWLRLVHECEFQEYYFAFNVGRRFETMANRLFTLAGAFSAFRREALLASHLYDTSTVGEDTFMTFEMQERFPGKRVGVVTSAVCYTDPIPSLRALYAQRVRWQRGEIEVIAAHPKLAKRGLFYRGFAPVRTLVVDHTLAFPRVAWTFLMPGLVFFGYSWSTVLLAGVALYGAYFVIEAATWTTSALLVVYPSARRLWRGWWVVPFMPAYRYLVFWMRFAGTLTVITEAHQWRTKDPVTATREYALTLVKAVPKPGEANKAA; encoded by the coding sequence ATGGTGACCGACTGGTGGCTGGCGGCGATGGCGTTCTGGGGGGTGTGGCTGTTCGTCCCGATTGTCATCGACGGGTACCAGGCGTTCCGGTACCTGCTGGCGACGCTCGTGGGGCGGGCGAAGCGGCTCCCGATCCGGCCGGTGACGGAGGCGCCGCAGGGGAAGTGGCCGTTCGTGACGGTGATTGTGCCGGTGTACAACAGCGCGGGGAGCCTCCGGGCGTGCATCGATTCGATCCGGCGGCAGAGCTACCCGGCGGAGCTCCTGGAGGTGCTGGCGATCGATAACGGGAGCAAAGACAACTCGTTCGAGGTGTTCGCGGAGCTGCAAAAGGAGCCGTGGGAGGGGGCGCTGCACTGGCTTTCGACGTTCCACCAGGGGAAGCCGTGGGCGCTGAACGTTGGCATTCACCACGCGCGGGGGCAGTACATCATCAACCTCGATTCGGATGTGACGCTGCACGAGGACGCGATTGCGAACATGGTGGCGGCGTTCGAGCACGACCCGGACCTGATTGCGGCGACGGGGGCGGTGGAGATCCGGCCGGAATCCGGGAGCAAGGGCTGGCTGCGGCTGGTGCACGAGTGTGAATTCCAGGAGTACTACTTCGCGTTCAATGTTGGGCGGCGGTTCGAGACGATGGCGAACCGGCTGTTCACGCTGGCGGGTGCCTTCAGCGCGTTCCGGCGGGAGGCACTGCTGGCGTCGCACCTGTACGACACGAGCACCGTGGGCGAAGACACGTTCATGACGTTCGAGATGCAGGAGCGGTTCCCGGGGAAGCGGGTCGGGGTGGTGACGAGCGCGGTATGCTACACGGACCCGATCCCTTCGCTGCGGGCGCTGTATGCGCAGCGGGTGCGGTGGCAGCGGGGGGAGATCGAGGTGATTGCGGCGCATCCGAAGCTTGCGAAGCGGGGCCTGTTCTACCGTGGGTTTGCGCCGGTGCGGACGCTCGTGGTGGACCACACGCTGGCCTTCCCGCGGGTGGCCTGGACATTCCTGATGCCGGGGCTGGTGTTCTTCGGCTACTCGTGGAGCACGGTGCTGCTGGCCGGGGTGGCGCTCTACGGGGCGTACTTTGTGATTGAAGCGGCGACGTGGACGACGAGCGCGCTGCTGGTGGTGTACCCGAGCGCGCGGCGGCTTTGGCGGGGCTGGTGGGTGGTGCCGTTCATGCCGGCGTACCGGTACCTGGTGTTCTGGATGCGGTTCGCGGGGACACTGACGGTGATCACCGAGGCGCACCAGTGGCGGACGAAAGACCCTGTGACGGCAACGCGGGAGTACGCGCTGACGCTGGTGAAGGCGGTGCCGAAGCCCGGGGAAGCGAATAAGGCGGCCTGA